The Humidesulfovibrio mexicanus DNA window CCTTAAGCCGGACCTCGTGCTGTGCTACCAGAACTCGCCCGGACCGGGCTTTGACGAGAAGATGCGTGCCGCAGGCATCCAGGTGCTGCGCCTGGAACTCTACCGTATCAGCGCCCTGCCCCGTGACGTGGAGGGGCTGGGGCGCATCTTCGGGCGCGAGGACACGGCCCGCGAGTACCTGGACTGGCTCAAGGTCCGCATGGACGAGGTGGCCCGACGCGTTGCCGCCAGCAAAAACAGGCCCGACGTGTACATCGAGGGCTATTCCGACTTTGCGGCCTGCGGCTCCAGTTCCGGTATGCACGAGCGCCTGGAGTTCGCTGGCGGACGCAACATTTCGGAGACCGTGCAGGCCGCCAACACCCCCGTGTCGCCGGAGTGGGTGCTGGAGCGCCAGCCCTGGGCCGTGATCAAGATGAGTTCCCAGAACGGCTGCTACACCCACGACGGCCCCGAGGGCATGGTGGCGCACCGCGAGGCCCTGCTGGCCCGCACGGGCTGGGACAAGACCCCGGCGGGCAAGGCCGGGCGCGTGTTCCTCATGACAACGGACGTCACCAGCGGGGCGGCCAGCGTGGTGGGCGTCGCCTGGATAGCCAAGTGGCTGCACCCGGACACCTGCGCCGATTTGGACCCCAACCAGTGGCATCGCGAGTTCATCGAGCGCTTCCAAGGCAGGCCCTGGCGCGGCGTGTACGTGTACCCGGAGCGCTAGCCGTGCGGGCCGTTGCGGAAAAAACAGGCGTGGAGGCCTACGGCGCGCTCACGGGCAGGCGCACGGCGCGCATCGCGGTCCTTGCGGCCCTGCTGGCTGCCTCGGTTCTGGTCTCCCTGGCCGTGGGCAGCAGTTCTGCTGGTGTGTTCGATACGCTGCGCGCCGGGCTGGACGGGGTCATCTTCTGGGAACTGCGCGTGCCTC harbors:
- a CDS encoding ABC transporter substrate-binding protein, producing the protein MLGKRTAKRAAGRACLARAVAFVCLLALCACGRGSGNDGTGEAVRVADATGREVLVKRNPMRVVTLNKNAAELLRLMGVIDRVVGVSDWIPKNPDYWPELVGARNVGKFNAPDEEAIAALKPDLVLCYQNSPGPGFDEKMRAAGIQVLRLELYRISALPRDVEGLGRIFGREDTAREYLDWLKVRMDEVARRVAASKNRPDVYIEGYSDFAACGSSSGMHERLEFAGGRNISETVQAANTPVSPEWVLERQPWAVIKMSSQNGCYTHDGPEGMVAHREALLARTGWDKTPAGKAGRVFLMTTDVTSGAASVVGVAWIAKWLHPDTCADLDPNQWHREFIERFQGRPWRGVYVYPER